One segment of Mycobacterium spongiae DNA contains the following:
- a CDS encoding crotonase/enoyl-CoA hydratase family protein, which translates to MAPNDDGAPANAEPAPDALVEQRGHTLIVTMNRPSRRNALSGEMMQIMVEAWDRVDSDPDIRCCILTGAGGYFCAGMDLKAATQKPPGDSFKDGSYDPSRIDALLKGRRLTKPLIAAVEGPAIAGGTEILQGTDIRVAGESAKFGISEAKWSLYPMGGSAVRLVRQIPYTVACDLLLTGRHITATEAQEMGLIGYVVPDGQALSKALELAEVIGNNGPLAVQAILRTIRETEGMAENDAFAIDTQIGIKVFLSDDAKEGPKAFAEKRAPNFQNR; encoded by the coding sequence GTGGCCCCGAATGACGACGGAGCACCAGCAAACGCGGAACCCGCGCCCGACGCGCTCGTGGAACAGCGCGGCCACACTCTCATCGTGACAATGAACCGCCCTTCTCGACGCAACGCTCTCAGTGGCGAAATGATGCAGATCATGGTCGAAGCATGGGACCGCGTGGACAGCGATCCCGACATCCGTTGCTGCATTCTGACCGGTGCCGGTGGCTACTTCTGTGCGGGGATGGATCTCAAGGCGGCGACCCAAAAGCCGCCGGGGGACTCTTTCAAGGACGGCAGCTACGACCCGTCACGCATCGACGCTCTGCTCAAGGGCCGGCGGCTAACCAAGCCACTTATCGCCGCCGTCGAGGGCCCCGCGATCGCCGGCGGAACGGAGATCCTGCAGGGCACCGACATCCGAGTCGCTGGCGAAAGCGCCAAGTTCGGCATCTCCGAGGCCAAGTGGAGCCTCTACCCGATGGGCGGCTCCGCGGTGCGGCTAGTGCGCCAGATCCCCTACACGGTGGCCTGTGACCTGCTGTTGACGGGACGGCACATCACCGCGACCGAGGCCCAGGAGATGGGCCTTATCGGCTACGTCGTACCCGATGGGCAGGCGCTGTCCAAGGCGCTCGAGCTCGCAGAGGTGATTGGCAATAACGGCCCGCTCGCCGTCCAGGCGATCCTGCGGACGATCCGCGAGACCGAGGGCATGGCCGAGAACGACGCGTTCGCGATCGACACCCAGATCGGGATCAAGGTCTTCCTGTCCGACGACGCCAAGGAAGGTCCCAAAGCGTTCGCTGAAAAGCGCGCGCCCAACTTCCAGAACCGCTAG
- a CDS encoding cytochrome P450: MTEVVTGAVPETKPDVDLTDGNFYADSPKAREAYRWMRANQPVFRDRNGLAGATTYQAVIDAERQPELFSNAGGIRPDQPAMPMMIDMDDPAHLLRRKLVNAGFTRKRVKDKEESIGQLCDTLIDAVCERGECDFVRDIAAPLPMAVIGDMLGVRPEQREMFLRWSDDLVTFLSSHFSDDDFQVSMDAFAAYNEFTRETIAARRHEPTDDLVSVLVSSEVDGERLTDDELVMETLLILIGGDETTRHTLSGGTEPLLRHRDQWDLLQRDLQDDTDALLPGAIEEMLRWTSPVKNMCRMLTADTEFHGTQLREGEKIMLLFESANFDEAVFSEPEHFDIQRNPNSHMAFGFGTHFCLGNQLARLELSLMTRRVLRRLPDLRLASEDSSLPLRPANFVSGLEAMPVVFTPTAPLGG, translated from the coding sequence ATGACTGAAGTGGTGACCGGGGCGGTACCGGAGACAAAACCGGACGTCGATCTGACCGACGGCAACTTCTATGCCGACAGTCCGAAAGCGCGCGAGGCATACCGCTGGATGCGGGCCAACCAGCCGGTTTTCCGGGACCGCAATGGACTGGCCGGCGCGACGACCTATCAGGCTGTCATCGACGCCGAACGGCAGCCGGAGCTGTTCTCCAATGCCGGCGGTATCCGTCCCGACCAGCCAGCGATGCCGATGATGATCGACATGGATGATCCGGCACATCTGTTGCGGCGCAAGCTGGTGAATGCCGGATTCACCCGAAAGCGGGTCAAGGACAAGGAAGAGTCGATCGGGCAGCTTTGCGACACGCTGATCGATGCGGTGTGCGAACGCGGTGAATGCGACTTTGTGCGAGACATCGCCGCGCCGCTGCCGATGGCGGTCATCGGCGACATGCTTGGGGTGCGTCCGGAGCAGCGGGAAATGTTCCTTAGATGGTCCGACGATCTGGTGACGTTTCTTAGTTCGCATTTCTCCGATGACGATTTCCAGGTCAGCATGGACGCCTTCGCCGCCTACAACGAATTCACCCGCGAGACGATCGCCGCGCGCCGCCACGAGCCGACCGACGACCTGGTGAGTGTCTTGGTGAGTTCTGAGGTCGACGGCGAGCGGCTGACCGACGACGAGCTGGTCATGGAAACGCTGCTCATCCTGATCGGCGGCGACGAAACGACGCGGCACACGTTGAGCGGGGGTACTGAGCCATTGCTGCGCCACCGCGACCAGTGGGACTTGCTACAACGCGACCTACAAGACGACACTGACGCATTGTTACCCGGTGCCATCGAGGAGATGCTGCGCTGGACGTCGCCGGTGAAGAACATGTGCCGCATGTTGACCGCCGACACCGAATTCCACGGCACCCAGCTTCGCGAGGGCGAGAAGATCATGCTGCTCTTCGAGTCGGCGAACTTCGACGAGGCGGTGTTCTCCGAGCCGGAACACTTCGATATTCAGCGAAACCCGAACAGCCATATGGCGTTCGGTTTTGGCACGCATTTCTGTCTGGGTAACCAGCTGGCTCGGCTGGAGCTGTCGTTGATGACCCGACGGGTGCTGCGCCGGTTGCCGGACCTGCGGCTGGCCTCCGAGGACTCGTCGCTGCCGCTGCGGCCGGCGAACTTCGTCAGCGGTTTGGAGGCGATGCCCGTCGTCTTCACCCCGACCGCACCGCTGGGTGGCTAG
- a CDS encoding acetoacetate decarboxylase family protein has protein sequence MSASQHTIAGTVLTMPVRIRTANLHSAMFSVPADATQRLIDYSGLRVCEYLPGRAIVAQMLVRYVDGDLGKYHEYGTAVMVNPPDTPSPAPRGPRALAKAAAFIHHLPVDQEFTLEAGRTIWGFPKIMADFTVREGRTFGFDVSTGGQLIAGIEFSPGLPVPTRGTQVLTTYSHQDGVTREIPWEMRISGLRTRFGGARLRLGDHPYAKELASLGLPKRALMSQSAANVEMTFGDAHAL, from the coding sequence ATGTCTGCCTCGCAACACACCATCGCCGGCACGGTGCTCACTATGCCGGTCCGCATTCGCACCGCTAACCTGCACTCCGCGATGTTCTCGGTGCCCGCTGACGCCACGCAACGCCTGATCGACTACAGCGGGCTGCGGGTATGTGAGTACCTGCCGGGCCGGGCGATCGTCGCGCAGATGCTGGTGCGCTACGTCGACGGGGATCTGGGCAAGTACCACGAGTACGGCACCGCGGTCATGGTGAACCCGCCGGACACCCCATCCCCGGCGCCCCGCGGGCCCAGGGCATTGGCCAAGGCGGCGGCGTTCATCCATCACTTGCCGGTGGATCAGGAGTTCACCCTCGAGGCAGGCCGCACCATCTGGGGTTTCCCGAAGATCATGGCGGACTTCACGGTTCGAGAGGGAAGGACTTTCGGCTTCGATGTCAGCACGGGCGGTCAGCTGATCGCCGGCATCGAGTTCAGTCCTGGGCTGCCGGTGCCCACCAGAGGCACGCAGGTGTTGACGACATACTCCCACCAAGACGGCGTCACTCGAGAAATCCCGTGGGAGATGCGGATATCGGGATTGCGCACCCGGTTCGGCGGCGCGCGGCTGCGACTGGGCGACCACCCCTACGCCAAGGAGCTCGCCTCGCTGGGCCTGCCGAAGCGCGCGCTGATGTCGCAGTCGGCGGCCAACGTGGAGATGACCTTCGGCGACGCTCACGCCCTCTGA
- a CDS encoding LLM class F420-dependent oxidoreductase produces the protein MKLGLHLGYWGAQPPENTAELVAAAEEAGFDAVFTAEAWGSDAYTPLAWWGSSTHRVRLGTSVVQLSARTPTACAMAALTLDHLSGGRHILGLGVSGPQVVEGWYGQRFPKPLARTREYIDIVRRVWARDEPVTSDGPHYPMPLSGEGTTGLGKALKSITHPLRADIPIMLGAEGPKNVALAAEICDGWLPIFYTPRMADTYNEWLDEGFARAGARRSREDFEICATAQVVITDDRPAAFAGIKPFLALYMGGMGAEDTNFHADVYRRMGYAEVVDEVTTLFRTNRKDEAAKVIPDELVDDAMIVGDLDYVRKQVEVWEAAGVTMMLVSARSAEQVRDLAALL, from the coding sequence ATGAAGCTGGGGTTACACCTCGGGTACTGGGGCGCTCAGCCGCCCGAGAACACCGCGGAACTCGTCGCCGCCGCAGAGGAAGCCGGATTTGACGCCGTGTTCACCGCGGAGGCATGGGGATCCGACGCCTACACGCCGCTGGCCTGGTGGGGTTCCTCGACGCACCGAGTGCGTCTGGGCACCTCGGTGGTTCAGCTGTCCGCGCGCACCCCAACGGCCTGCGCGATGGCCGCATTGACGTTGGACCACCTCAGCGGGGGCCGCCACATCCTCGGGCTGGGTGTCTCCGGACCGCAAGTGGTCGAGGGCTGGTACGGCCAGCGGTTCCCCAAGCCGCTGGCGCGGACGCGCGAATACATCGACATCGTGCGCCGGGTGTGGGCTCGAGACGAGCCGGTGACCAGTGACGGCCCGCACTATCCGATGCCGCTGTCGGGGGAGGGGACGACGGGCCTGGGTAAGGCGCTCAAGTCCATCACCCATCCGTTGCGTGCTGACATTCCGATCATGTTGGGCGCCGAGGGGCCGAAGAACGTCGCGCTGGCCGCTGAAATCTGTGACGGCTGGCTACCGATCTTCTACACGCCGCGAATGGCCGACACGTACAACGAATGGCTCGACGAGGGCTTCGCCCGCGCCGGCGCTCGCCGGAGCCGCGAGGACTTCGAGATCTGCGCTACCGCACAGGTGGTGATCACCGACGACCGGCCGGCGGCATTCGCCGGGATCAAGCCGTTCCTCGCTCTCTATATGGGCGGAATGGGCGCCGAGGACACTAACTTCCACGCCGATGTCTATCGCCGGATGGGCTACGCGGAGGTGGTCGACGAGGTGACCACACTGTTCCGGACCAACCGCAAGGACGAGGCCGCGAAGGTCATCCCGGACGAACTCGTCGATGACGCCATGATCGTTGGCGACCTCGACTACGTGCGTAAGCAGGTTGAGGTTTGGGAAGCCGCGGGTGTGACCATGATGCTGGTTTCCGCCCGCAGCGCCGAGCAGGTCCGCGACCTTGCCGCGCTCCTGTGA
- a CDS encoding Zn-ribbon domain-containing OB-fold protein: MTASSSGPTLIDSSEPPLSAPLTFAFDYTRSVGPTLGSFFTGLRERSILGVRGSDGRVHVPPAEYDPVTYEALSEMVPVSDVGTVASWTWQPEPLEGQPLDRPFAWALIKLDGADTLFMHAVDVGAAGPSAIRTGTRVHVHWADEPVGAITDIAYFALGEEAEPVTAAEPADQDPVTMVITPVHMVVQHTASHEESAYLRALAEGKLLGARTGEKGKVYFPPHGADPATGQATENFVELPNEGTVTTFAIINIPFMGQRIKPPYVAAYVLLDGADIPFLHLVSEVDAHEVRMGMRVEAVWKPREEWGYGIDNIEYFRPTGQPDADYDSYKHHL; the protein is encoded by the coding sequence GTGACAGCCAGTTCGAGCGGCCCGACCCTGATCGATAGCTCAGAGCCACCCCTTTCCGCGCCGTTGACATTCGCATTCGACTACACCCGTTCGGTGGGTCCTACTCTCGGTAGCTTCTTTACCGGGTTGCGCGAGCGCAGCATTCTGGGCGTTCGCGGATCGGATGGCCGGGTGCACGTACCGCCGGCGGAATATGATCCGGTCACCTACGAGGCGCTGAGCGAGATGGTACCGGTATCCGATGTCGGCACCGTCGCATCGTGGACCTGGCAGCCGGAGCCGCTGGAAGGCCAACCTCTCGACCGTCCGTTCGCCTGGGCGCTGATCAAGCTCGATGGCGCTGACACGCTGTTCATGCACGCCGTGGACGTGGGAGCTGCGGGTCCTTCGGCGATCCGCACCGGCACCCGGGTGCATGTGCACTGGGCCGACGAACCGGTGGGCGCCATCACCGACATCGCGTACTTCGCCCTGGGAGAGGAAGCCGAGCCGGTGACTGCCGCCGAACCGGCCGATCAGGACCCGGTCACCATGGTCATCACTCCGGTCCACATGGTCGTTCAACACACCGCCTCACACGAGGAGAGCGCGTACTTGCGAGCCCTGGCCGAGGGCAAGTTGCTGGGCGCGCGCACCGGCGAAAAAGGCAAGGTGTACTTTCCGCCGCACGGGGCCGATCCCGCAACGGGGCAAGCCACCGAAAATTTTGTCGAACTGCCCAACGAGGGCACGGTCACCACCTTCGCAATCATCAACATCCCCTTCATGGGCCAGCGCATCAAACCGCCGTATGTGGCCGCCTATGTGCTGCTCGACGGTGCCGACATCCCCTTCTTGCATCTGGTCTCCGAGGTCGACGCCCACGAGGTGCGGATGGGGATGCGCGTCGAGGCGGTATGGAAGCCCCGCGAAGAGTGGGGATACGGCATCGACAACATCGAGTACTTCCGGCCCACCGGGCAACCGGACGCCGACTACGACAGCTACAAGCACCACCTGTAA
- a CDS encoding thiolase domain-containing protein, with translation MSANNVADIAVVGFAHAPHVRRTDGTTNGVEMLMPCFARLYDELGITKADIGFWCSGSSDYLAGRAFSFISAIDSIGAVPPINESHVEMDAAWALYEAYIKILTGEVDTALVYGFGKSSAGILRRILSRQTDPYTVAPLWPDAVSMAGLQARMGLDSGKWTEMQMARVAFDSLAHARRTDSVEPPANVEELLERPFFADPLRRHDIAPITDGAAAIVLAAGNRARELRENPAWITGIEHRIDSPSLGVRDLTESPSTRAAARAATGGNTDTLDVAEICAPFTHQHLILTEAIGIPEKAQVNPSGGALAANPMFVAGLERIGFAAQHIWNGSAQRVLAHATSGPALQQNLVAVMEGKN, from the coding sequence ATGAGCGCTAACAATGTCGCGGACATCGCCGTTGTCGGCTTCGCGCATGCCCCGCATGTCCGCCGTACCGACGGCACCACCAATGGCGTCGAGATGCTGATGCCGTGCTTCGCCCGGCTCTACGACGAGCTCGGCATCACCAAGGCCGATATCGGATTCTGGTGTTCCGGCTCCTCGGACTACCTTGCTGGACGGGCGTTTTCGTTTATCTCGGCGATCGACTCGATCGGCGCGGTTCCGCCGATCAACGAATCGCACGTCGAAATGGACGCGGCCTGGGCCCTCTACGAGGCCTACATCAAAATCCTGACCGGCGAAGTCGACACCGCGCTGGTCTATGGCTTCGGCAAGTCCTCGGCCGGAATCCTGCGTCGCATCCTGTCGCGGCAAACCGACCCCTACACGGTCGCACCGCTATGGCCGGACGCGGTGTCGATGGCGGGTCTGCAAGCCCGCATGGGGCTCGACTCCGGCAAGTGGACCGAAATGCAGATGGCGCGAGTCGCCTTCGATTCCTTGGCGCACGCGCGCCGCACCGATTCCGTTGAACCGCCAGCCAACGTCGAGGAGTTGCTCGAACGGCCGTTCTTCGCTGATCCACTGCGGCGCCACGACATCGCCCCGATCACCGACGGCGCGGCCGCGATCGTTCTCGCGGCCGGCAACCGCGCGCGCGAGCTGCGGGAAAACCCAGCCTGGATCACCGGAATCGAACATCGCATCGATTCGCCGTCGTTGGGGGTACGTGACCTCACCGAATCGCCGTCGACAAGGGCCGCAGCCAGGGCCGCCACCGGCGGAAACACCGACACCCTCGACGTGGCCGAAATTTGCGCCCCCTTTACCCACCAGCATCTGATTCTCACGGAGGCCATCGGAATACCGGAGAAGGCGCAGGTCAATCCATCCGGTGGTGCGCTGGCGGCCAATCCCATGTTCGTCGCTGGTCTCGAGCGCATCGGCTTTGCGGCCCAACATATCTGGAACGGGTCGGCGCAGCGGGTGCTCGCGCACGCCACCAGCGGGCCCGCACTGCAGCAGAACCTGGTCGCGGTCATGGAAGGAAAGAACTGA
- a CDS encoding thiolase domain-containing protein, with the protein MGGAGTHLAAVLGTGQTKYVAKRQDVSMNGMVREAIDRALADSGSTFDDIDAVVVGKAPDFFEGVMMPELFMADAVGATGKPLIRVHTAGSVGGSTGVVAASLVQSGKYRRVLAMAWEKQSESNAMWALSIPVPFIKPVGAGAGGYFAPHVRAYIRRSSAPTHIGAMVAVKDRLNGSRNPLAHLQQADITQEKVMESPMLWDPIRYDETCPSSDGACAVVIGDEEIADARLAQGHPVAWVHATALRTEPLAFSGRDQVNPQAGQDAAAALWQGAGITNPLDEIDAAEIYVPFSWFEPMWLENLGFAGEGEGWKLTEAGETAIGGRLPVNPSGGVLCSNPIGASGLIRFAEAAIQVMGKAEDHQVPGARKALGHAYGGGSQYYSMWVVGCDKPERTTT; encoded by the coding sequence ATGGGCGGTGCAGGGACGCACCTCGCCGCGGTGCTCGGTACCGGGCAGACGAAGTATGTGGCCAAGCGCCAGGACGTTTCGATGAACGGCATGGTCCGCGAAGCCATCGACCGGGCGCTGGCCGACTCCGGTTCGACGTTCGACGACATCGATGCCGTCGTCGTGGGCAAAGCCCCTGACTTCTTCGAAGGCGTCATGATGCCGGAGCTGTTCATGGCGGACGCTGTCGGCGCCACCGGTAAGCCCTTGATTCGGGTGCACACCGCCGGCTCGGTCGGCGGCTCGACCGGAGTGGTGGCGGCCAGCCTGGTGCAATCCGGCAAGTATCGACGCGTGCTGGCGATGGCATGGGAAAAGCAATCGGAATCAAATGCCATGTGGGCATTGTCAATTCCGGTCCCCTTCATCAAGCCAGTGGGCGCCGGCGCAGGCGGCTATTTCGCCCCGCATGTGCGGGCCTACATCCGCCGATCCTCCGCCCCGACGCACATCGGCGCCATGGTTGCGGTCAAGGACCGGCTCAACGGCAGCCGCAACCCGTTGGCGCACCTGCAGCAGGCCGATATCACGCAGGAAAAGGTGATGGAATCCCCCATGCTGTGGGATCCGATCCGCTACGACGAGACCTGCCCCTCGTCGGATGGCGCCTGCGCCGTGGTGATCGGTGACGAGGAAATCGCCGACGCGCGCCTGGCGCAAGGACATCCGGTGGCGTGGGTTCATGCCACCGCGCTGCGCACCGAACCGCTCGCGTTCTCCGGACGTGACCAAGTAAACCCGCAGGCGGGCCAAGATGCGGCCGCCGCGCTGTGGCAGGGAGCCGGAATCACCAACCCCCTCGACGAAATAGACGCCGCCGAAATCTACGTCCCGTTCTCGTGGTTCGAGCCAATGTGGTTGGAGAATCTCGGTTTTGCCGGCGAAGGCGAGGGCTGGAAGCTCACCGAGGCCGGTGAGACCGCGATCGGCGGACGGCTACCGGTGAATCCTTCCGGCGGTGTGCTGTGTTCGAATCCGATCGGCGCCTCCGGACTGATTCGGTTCGCCGAGGCGGCGATCCAAGTGATGGGCAAGGCCGAGGACCACCAAGTTCCGGGTGCGCGAAAGGCCTTGGGGCACGCCTATGGCGGCGGCTCGCAGTACTACTCCATGTGGGTGGTCGGCTGCGACAAGCCCGAAAGGACAACCACATGA
- a CDS encoding nuclear transport factor 2 family protein, translating to MTATQAELESPAHEAGRRSRAAVQARDKEAWLAVFADDAIVEDPVGPSPFDPEGKGHRGRDAISDFWDKAIASTDKIEFFFRDTYRCGNEEANVGRVVITTGEYQVTAEGVFTYKANDAGQLVALRAYWEMDRLTASAQRV from the coding sequence ATGACCGCGACGCAAGCAGAACTCGAAAGCCCCGCGCACGAAGCCGGCCGTCGATCGCGGGCGGCCGTGCAAGCCCGCGACAAAGAAGCTTGGCTGGCCGTATTCGCCGACGATGCCATCGTGGAAGATCCCGTTGGCCCGTCGCCCTTCGACCCCGAGGGCAAGGGCCACCGGGGCCGCGACGCAATATCGGACTTCTGGGATAAAGCCATCGCATCGACCGACAAGATCGAGTTCTTCTTCCGCGACACCTACCGATGCGGCAACGAGGAAGCCAACGTGGGTCGCGTCGTGATCACGACCGGCGAATACCAGGTCACCGCCGAAGGGGTGTTCACCTACAAGGCCAACGACGCCGGCCAACTGGTGGCCCTGCGTGCATACTGGGAGATGGACCGCCTCACGGCCAGCGCGCAACGAGTCTAG
- a CDS encoding gamma carbonic anhydrase family protein, protein MPLFAFEGRSPRVDPSAFVAPTATLVGDVTVEAGASVWFNAVLRADYAPVVVRAGANVQDGSVLHAPPGIPVDIGPGATVAHLCVIHGVHVGSEALIANHATVLDGAVIGARCLIAAHSLVVAGTQIPDGMLVTGAPAKVKGPIAGTGAEMWVNVNPQAYRDLAERHVAGLEPI, encoded by the coding sequence ATGCCTCTGTTCGCGTTCGAGGGTCGGTCACCACGGGTCGATCCCAGCGCTTTTGTCGCCCCCACCGCCACCCTGGTCGGCGACGTCACCGTCGAAGCTGGGGCGTCAGTCTGGTTCAACGCCGTGCTGCGCGCCGACTACGCGCCGGTTGTCGTGCGGGCGGGCGCCAATGTGCAGGACGGGTCGGTATTGCATGCCCCGCCCGGAATCCCGGTCGACATCGGTCCGGGGGCGACGGTGGCGCACCTGTGCGTGATCCACGGTGTCCATGTCGGATCCGAGGCGCTGATCGCCAACCACGCAACGGTTCTCGACGGCGCGGTGATCGGCGCGCGCTGCCTCATCGCGGCGCATTCCCTCGTGGTCGCCGGCACCCAGATTCCGGATGGAATGCTGGTGACCGGGGCACCGGCCAAGGTGAAGGGGCCCATCGCCGGGACGGGCGCGGAGATGTGGGTCAACGTCAATCCCCAGGCCTACCGTGATCTGGCAGAGCGGCACGTAGCTGGACTGGAGCCGATCTAG
- a CDS encoding Rieske 2Fe-2S domain-containing protein, with product MSTDTGSVGVREIDAGTLPTRYARGWHCLGVAEDFLDGKPHGVEAFGTKLVVFADSDGDLKILDGYCRHMGGDLSEGTIKGDAVACPFHDWRWGGDGRCKLVPYAKRTPRMARTRSWETDVRGGLLFVWHDHEGNPPDPAVRIPEIPEAASDEWTQWRWNRILIEGSNCRDIIDNVTDMAHFFYIHFGLPTYFKNVFEGHIASQYLHNVGRPDISDLGSQYGEAHLDSEASYFGPSFMINWLHNSYSGYKSESILINCHYPVTQDSFMLQWGVIVEKPTGMDEKMTNKLANVFTEGVSKGFLQDVEIWKNKTRIDNPLLVEEDGAVYQMRRWYEQFYVDVADIKPEMVERFEMEVDTARANEFWNAEVAENLKAQDLEAGAAESASDDVPAEQH from the coding sequence GTGAGTACCGACACAGGTAGCGTCGGCGTCCGGGAGATCGATGCCGGCACCCTGCCGACCAGGTATGCACGAGGCTGGCATTGCCTGGGCGTTGCAGAGGACTTCCTCGACGGCAAGCCGCACGGCGTCGAAGCGTTCGGCACCAAACTAGTGGTGTTCGCCGACTCAGACGGGGACCTGAAGATCCTCGACGGCTACTGCCGACACATGGGCGGCGACCTGTCGGAGGGCACCATCAAAGGCGACGCGGTCGCATGCCCGTTCCACGACTGGCGCTGGGGCGGTGACGGCCGATGCAAGTTGGTCCCGTACGCCAAGCGCACACCCAGGATGGCGCGCACCCGCTCGTGGGAGACCGACGTCCGTGGCGGGCTGCTGTTCGTCTGGCACGACCACGAAGGAAACCCGCCGGACCCGGCCGTTCGGATCCCCGAGATTCCCGAGGCGGCCAGCGACGAATGGACGCAGTGGCGCTGGAACCGCATCCTCATCGAGGGGTCGAACTGCCGCGACATCATTGACAATGTCACCGACATGGCGCACTTCTTCTACATCCATTTCGGGCTGCCGACATACTTCAAGAACGTTTTCGAGGGCCACATCGCCTCGCAGTACCTGCACAACGTTGGCCGGCCCGATATCAGCGATCTGGGAAGTCAGTACGGCGAAGCCCATCTGGATTCGGAGGCGTCCTACTTCGGGCCGTCCTTCATGATCAACTGGCTGCACAACAGCTACAGCGGCTACAAGTCCGAGTCCATCCTGATCAACTGCCACTACCCCGTGACACAGGACTCGTTCATGTTGCAGTGGGGCGTCATCGTCGAAAAGCCCACGGGCATGGACGAAAAGATGACAAACAAGCTGGCCAACGTGTTCACCGAGGGAGTCAGCAAGGGCTTTCTGCAGGACGTCGAAATCTGGAAGAACAAGACCAGGATCGACAATCCCCTTCTCGTCGAGGAAGACGGCGCGGTCTACCAGATGCGTCGCTGGTACGAGCAGTTTTATGTCGACGTCGCCGACATCAAGCCCGAGATGGTCGAACGCTTCGAGATGGAGGTGGACACCGCACGCGCGAACGAGTTCTGGAACGCTGAGGTCGCAGAGAACCTCAAGGCTCAGGATCTCGAGGCGGGTGCGGCCGAGTCGGCGTCCGACGACGTGCCCGCGGAACAACACTGA